In Ammospiza caudacuta isolate bAmmCau1 chromosome Z, bAmmCau1.pri, whole genome shotgun sequence, the genomic stretch CTTCTGATTGACACGTCAGCTTCCATTCGTTGTGTCCTGTGCTCACCACTCCTTGGTTTATAATTCTGTAAGGAGCTAAacaattgggggaaaaaaatcattaccAATAGGAAGCTAGAAGAACAGCCTGTATTAAAGGAAagacaccttttctttttccccagccCCCAGGGTCAAGTTTCAGCTTGGATTTTGACAGGAAAGGTAAGTAATACTATTGAGTCTGTAACTGGAGGTACAGGATTTATTACAAATTTGATGTGGTTTAGAAAGCTCATTAGGCTTTATGGTCTTTGTACTCTACACATGATTTGCAACCTGATTCCTTACATGTAATGGGAGGTTTAAAGGACAGAACACGGATTCAACCTAAACAGAAGCCTAAGTTACACAGCTGTGCAAGCACCATCAGACAGCCCCTGTCTCCAATTAGGTTTCTTTAGCTGCTAATCCAGATATATCTTACTTCAGGATCTCCTCTGAAATCTTTTAAGAGTATCTCAATATTGAACCGCTGATAGTAGCATACACACCCTTAACTTTCAGGTGGATTGTCTTGTAGTCAGCTCCCCCATAGGCAACAACACAGCGGTAAATTCCTGCATCTCTGAGCTTCACGTCAGTGATCTGAAGGACAGACTGTCCCAAGTTCAGATTCTCTTTCAACAATTTTATTCTTCCCTTAAAGTCATTGTGCTGATTTTTGAGGTCTTCCTCTCCTTTGTGAAGTACATAAACCTGCTTCAACTCATCTTTCTTATCCCAGCTGACACTTAAATCTCTAAACTCTAACTTCCCATTCACTGGAAATGTGCATTCCATGGTCACATTGTTCCCACGTTCCACAATGCAGAGTGACTGAGGAGCTTCAACTGTGAATaaagctgaaaaacaaaatttggaagaaaactTAGTTTTTAAATAATACACCTAATCTTTAAAGTCATGTCTTACCATATCCATAGGAAATTTTAAGGACCAAAGTACATTCTCTGTTCTGAAAAGTTAAACATTTTGGTATGTAGTTGTCCAAGTATGTGATAAAACACAAGACCTCTGCTGTATACACACACAATGGGCACTCATATCTGCAGACACCTGCTTTGTGTACACACACAGTGTGATGCTGTACTAAAAACAGTGAACTGTATATGCACAGCCATCAGCTGTTGCTTTGAGAAAACTCTGTTGTGGTAACAGGCAAGTGTTAGCAATGGGAATGTTCTTTTTATATAAATGCCAATTGTTTTTTACGCACAATGTTAAACAATACACAACATTTCCCAGGTCTGATAGAGTCTAGAAAACCTTTGGTGTAATGCTAATGGTACCTTGTTTGAAAAGGTGCCTCTGCTGGAACTGACAGGGATTTTAACCTGGCCCCATATCAAAATACATGCATCTGGTTTAATGTAAAGCTATGCTTAGACCTTTTCACTTAAAGCATTaagggaaaaaacctcaaatgctagcagctgaaggaaaactggagaaattaacatttctgtgcttatacatggaaagaaaacacaCCAAAATAGTTCTACTGCTTTTTACGGCTTCTTACCATTTAGGAAATGCCAGTagaataaaaatacatacaaaaaCAAAGGCCTTCCCATGATGCAGATGGAACCTAAACCaataaaaaataagacaaatataaataaatactcATTTTCTGAGTTGCACTGTCAAATACACTTCATAGCAATCCACACAAAGAATTGGACAGGAGACACTGGATCCCACCCTATTTAAGAACAGGATGAAACTGCACCCAGTAGATAATCAGGCAGAAATCTTCCTGAATGGGTGGGTCCAGGAAAAACATATTACTTTATTTGCTTTAAACATCTGTTCTTGACAGATGGCTAAATAAATCCTTTATCATTATCTGTTGATAAGTGAATAAATACTCACAAATACCCAGTTGTAGCCTAACTATAGCAGGGAATGTCGCTCCCATTAGGAGAATGAAAGAATTTTCTATACTGTCAGTGCAGGAAATAGAACTTGGTTCTTCCCCACctgttcattttattttaacataCTGTGAATACACCCTGCTTTTTTACCCTGGTCCCACAGTACATACCAGAAGGCTCACAAAGTTACATATACTGTGAAAACAATTCATAAATATATGTTCATTTCATAACATATATTTATGCAGTAACAACTATGAATCAACCATTCACACAGTAGTGCCTTTGTAAAACAGTGACAAAGCCAGTCAATCTACAAGCAGAATCTATTGCAttgaatttctgctgctttacaTCTGAATACAAAAGTCATTTCACTTTTCTGTCAGAAGTTTTTCCCCTCTTTACTGACATAGGCTTTATAGTCCTACAcaacattttaacattttaaaatgcttattAATATCGACTCATACATTTAATCTTAACACACCCACTGCTTTTGGTAAGTCTGTATTTTAAGCCCTAAACGCAgaaaatggtaatttttttctaaataaagttttaattttgGACCCATAAACATCCACCAAAATAACGAAGTATTGCCTTTAGCTATTTCCTAGTGGTAGTTTCAGAATCTGTATAAGAAATTAGACAACTGTAACGCTCATGAAACTTCCTAACTGATGAAACTCTATCTTGACTGCCATTCTTCACAATTTTTATGTTTCATCCTTCCTTCTCTGATTGTCAACTTTAAGATGACAGTGAAAAAACAATTTTGTCTTGAATTCATAAGACACATGTGCCCTTACTGTGCTGTGGCTTAAGGGAACTAGACTCCTTCTAACAATTTGATTCAATTTACTTCTTTTCCTCAGACTGCTGCTGCCTGATCCCAACAGCTGATTTGCAGCAAGCAATGCATATGGAGCTGAGAAAGGAAGGCAATCCATTACATTGTTAACAATGTAAGCATAGTCTAAAAATAGGCACAGGAATAATTCAAAGAAGACTCTCGGGGTGCAAGATCTGA encodes the following:
- the LOC131571269 gene encoding programmed cell death 1 ligand 1-like; this translates as MGRPLFLYVFLFYWHFLNALFTVEAPQSLCIVERGNNVTMECTFPVNGKLEFRDLSVSWDKKDELKQVYVLHKGEEDLKNQHNDFKGRIKLLKENLNLGQSVLQITDVKLRDAGIYRCVVAYGGADYKTIHLKVKAPYRIINQGVVSTGHNEWKLTCQSEGYPAAEVIWQNRNYEDLTYKANTEFETANDQLYRVTSTLTIKSGIDDIFYCIFWNKELQENTTAILHLADSTDGILQTKSRRFVGAILIATAFVGSVLLFLLCIRKARANKGNRTPVASPSIAKLAKDKDTHNCRDASFEDRELKYMQIEKT